One Helianthus annuus cultivar XRQ/B chromosome 12, HanXRQr2.0-SUNRISE, whole genome shotgun sequence genomic region harbors:
- the LOC110893319 gene encoding alpha/beta-gliadin A-III-like translates to MNSQDIINRRLANFHILATTAADPNLEQLTAPQPLPLFPTQPMEIKANPENQIPMPAFDPAEIPRVPAPHPPDDDPWFDDHMDYEQRYPIPDEPVQNPVAPYPDLDPLDPYFDNDQYIREILENPYPYEEPMPQFPDPIPALAPPMSTENVQELRTFGEEILEGSERMRQIGERLVWKYDEIIRNSG, encoded by the coding sequence ATGAACTCTCAGGATATAATCAATAGGAGATTGGCAAACTTCCACATACTAGCAACCACAGCTGCCGATCCGAATCTAGAACAACTCACAGCACCCCAGCCGTTACCGCTGTTTCCCACACAACCTATGGAAATTAAAGCcaacccagaaaaccaaatcCCAATGCCTGCTTTTGACCCAGCTGAGATCCCTAGAGTACCAGCACCCCATCCCCCAGACGATGACCCATGGTTTGACGACCATATGGATTATGAGCAACGCTACCCAATACCAGACGAACCCGTGCAAAACCCAGTAGCACCCTACCCAGACCTTGACCCTCTAGACCCCTATTTTGATAATGACCAATACATCAGGGAGATTCTAGAGAACCCATACCCTTACGaagaacccatgccccagtttCCAGACCCGATACCAGCACTCGCACCACCCATGAGCACtgagaatgtgcaagaactccgaacctttggtgaggagattttagaaggAAGTGAAAGAATGAGACAAATAGGTGAAAGGCtcgtctggaaatatgacgagaTAATACGCAATTCTGGATGA